CCTGACGGCAAGAAGATCGAGTACTGGAACGAGTCCGCATACTACGAATTCACCATGGACGAGGTGGAAACCCTCGAGAAGACCGCCGAGGACATGCACCTGATGTGCCTTGAGGCGGCCAAGTACTTGGCCACCGGGGCCATGGGCAACATCGGGATCGGTCCGCAGGCGCTGGAGCTGGCGGCGGAATCACTGCAGGCCGGGGACATGGACGTCTACGGCCGTTTCGACTTCGTCTACGACGGGCGCGGCGGCCCCGCCAAGATGCTCGAGTACAACGCGGACACGCCCACCGGGCTGATCGAGGCCTCCGTGGCGCAGTGGTTCTGGCTGCAGGACGTGTTCCCGGAAAAGGACCAGTGGAACGGCATCCATGAGGCCCTGATCCGGCAGTGGAAGAAACTCCAGTACCGCACCGGCATGAGCACCCTGCACATTGCGCACTCGGAAGCCGAACAGTCCGGCGAGGACTGGATGACGGCGGCCTACATGCGGGACGTCGCCGGCCAGGGCGGCTGGACCACCATCGGCATCAACATGTCCGACATCGGCTGGGACCCCAACCTGAACCGCTTCGTGGACCTGGACAACTTCATGATCAGCACCATCTTCAAGCTCTATCCGTGGGAGCTGATGATGAAGGAACCCTTCGGCCAGCGGCTGCTGCAGCGTGCCCACAACCCGCGCTGGGTGGAGCCGGCCTGGAAGATGCTCCTGTCCAACAAGGCACTCCTGGCCGCGTTGTGGCACCTGTACCCTGACCACCCCAACCTCCTCCCGGCCTACCTCAACGAGCCCGGGCCGCTGAAGGAATGGGTGGCGAAGCCGCTGCACGGCCGTGAGGGGGACAACATCAAGATCCACGCCGCCGGCGTCAACATGGAGCAGCCGGGCGGCTACGGGCGCGAAGGCTGGTGCTACCAGCAGTTCCATTCCCTGCCCGATTTCGACGGCAACCACCCCGTGCTGGGCCTCTGGGTGGTGGATGGCGAGTCCGTGGGCTGCGGCATCCGCGAATCCGACGGCCCCATCACCGACTATTTCTGCCGGTTCGTCCCCAACACAATCGACGCCCCGGCTCCTCTTTCAGTCCAGGCCGCCTCGGCCTCCTCCAGCAAAGCAGGTATCGCACTATGAGCACAGGGACGACGACGGCGGGAGGACCCGGGGGAAGCTCCGGCGGCCCGGGACCGGAGGTCCCGTCCAAGGGGCTGCGCGCCGGCATCCTGGACCTGGGCGACTCGGTCATGCTGGGGCTCGCGTCCACCGCCCCCGTCTATTCACTCGCCGCCACGCTGGGCCTGATCGTGGCGGTCAATGGCAACTACACCCCGCTGATCCTTCTCCTGGGCTTTGTGCCGGTGCTCTTCATCGCCTACGCCTTCCGGGAACTGAACACCGCCATGCCGGACTGCGGCACCACCTTCATCTGGGCACGCCGGGCATTCGGGCCATGGGCGGGCTGGCTGGGCGGCTGGGGCGTCGCCCTGGCCGGCATCGTGGTGCTCGCCAACCTGGCCCAAGTGGCAGGGCAATACCTGTGGCTGCTGGTTGGCGACGGTTCGCTGGCCGAAAACGACCTTTTGGTGACGGCCACCGGCGTCGTGTTCATCATTTTCATGACCCTGGTGAATTACCGCGGCATCCGGCTCGGCGAGCACGTCCAGCGGGTGCTGACCTACGTGCAGTATGTCTCGCTGGGCATATTCGCGCTGGCCATCGTGTTCCGGATTACGGGCGGAGCACCGGAGGGCCAGGCGTTCGACTTCGAATGGTTCAACCCCGCGGGTGCCTTCGCCGATCCCGGCGCAGTGGTTCACGGTGCCCTATTGGCCCTGTTCATCTATTGGGGCTGGGACACTTGCCTGGCCGTGAACGAGGAAACCGAGAACCCGTCCAAGACGCCCGGCCGCGGGGCCGTCATCTCCGCCTTCGTCCTGATGGCAATCTACGTTTCCGTGGCGCTCTTGGTGATGATGTATGCCACCGTGGGCACGGACGGCATCGGCCTCGGCAATGCGGAAAATCAGGATGACGTCTTCCTGGCCATGAAGGATGTTGTGCTCGGCCCGTGGGGCTGGCTGATCGTGGTGGCCGTGCTGGCCTCGGTGCTGTCCTCCACCCAGACCACCATCCTGCCCACCGCCCGCGGGACGCTGTCCATGGGCGTCCACGGCGCCCTGCCGGCCAAGTTCGGCGAAGTCCACCCGCGAAACCAGACTCCGGGGTTCTCCACGCAGGTGATGGGGGCTGCCGCCGTCGTGTACTACGTGGCCATGAGCTTCCTGAGCCAGAACCTGCTTTCGGATTCCATCAGCGCCATCAGCCTGTTCATTGCTTTCTACTATGCGCTGACCGGCTTCGCGTGCGTCTGGTTCTTCCGGGGCACCTTGCGCGTTTCCGCCCGCAATCTCTGGTTCCGGGGCATCCTGCCGCTGCTCGGGGCACTGATGCTGACCGCGGCGTTCTTCATCTCCGCCGTTCAGATGTGGGACCCCGCCTACGGCGATACGGAGATCTTCGGCGTGGGTGGCGCCTTCGTCAGCGGTGTGGTGCTGCTGGCGCTGGGCGTGGTGCTGGCCGTGGTGTGCCGCTTCTCCCCCGCCACCCGGGACTACTTCATGGCACGGCAAGCGCAGCCCAGCGAACTGTAGGAACAACGGGTACAGGCAGTCCGGGCAGGCACGCCGTAGGATGCTCCAATGAGCAACGCCGCTGACCTTCCCG
Above is a window of Arthrobacter sp. FB24 DNA encoding:
- a CDS encoding glutathionylspermidine synthase family protein, with translation MKRLTATPRPDWKQKIEEQGLVFSTTTMPDGKKIEYWNESAYYEFTMDEVETLEKTAEDMHLMCLEAAKYLATGAMGNIGIGPQALELAAESLQAGDMDVYGRFDFVYDGRGGPAKMLEYNADTPTGLIEASVAQWFWLQDVFPEKDQWNGIHEALIRQWKKLQYRTGMSTLHIAHSEAEQSGEDWMTAAYMRDVAGQGGWTTIGINMSDIGWDPNLNRFVDLDNFMISTIFKLYPWELMMKEPFGQRLLQRAHNPRWVEPAWKMLLSNKALLAALWHLYPDHPNLLPAYLNEPGPLKEWVAKPLHGREGDNIKIHAAGVNMEQPGGYGREGWCYQQFHSLPDFDGNHPVLGLWVVDGESVGCGIRESDGPITDYFCRFVPNTIDAPAPLSVQAASASSSKAGIAL
- a CDS encoding APC family permease, which codes for MSTGTTTAGGPGGSSGGPGPEVPSKGLRAGILDLGDSVMLGLASTAPVYSLAATLGLIVAVNGNYTPLILLLGFVPVLFIAYAFRELNTAMPDCGTTFIWARRAFGPWAGWLGGWGVALAGIVVLANLAQVAGQYLWLLVGDGSLAENDLLVTATGVVFIIFMTLVNYRGIRLGEHVQRVLTYVQYVSLGIFALAIVFRITGGAPEGQAFDFEWFNPAGAFADPGAVVHGALLALFIYWGWDTCLAVNEETENPSKTPGRGAVISAFVLMAIYVSVALLVMMYATVGTDGIGLGNAENQDDVFLAMKDVVLGPWGWLIVVAVLASVLSSTQTTILPTARGTLSMGVHGALPAKFGEVHPRNQTPGFSTQVMGAAAVVYYVAMSFLSQNLLSDSISAISLFIAFYYALTGFACVWFFRGTLRVSARNLWFRGILPLLGALMLTAAFFISAVQMWDPAYGDTEIFGVGGAFVSGVVLLALGVVLAVVCRFSPATRDYFMARQAQPSEL